The DNA window TCGTCCGGCTTGATCGCGACCGCTCTGAACCCGAGACCCTTCACTCCCTCGATCCCGTAGTGGGCGGCGAGCGGTTCGTTGAGCCATGCGAAGTCCGAGTCGACGATGTCGAGCACGCTGGCATTGCGACGCACGAGTTCGCGGATGAAGCCGACCGTTTCCTCGTGCATGTAGTCGCGGATCGTCGGACGGAAGAGCACCTCCTGACCCGATCGCTCGCCGCGATGCACGGTGTAGAGGAATCGCGGGAACAGGTTCAGATTGATGTTCACCGCCTTCATCTTCTCGATGCTCAGCCACTGGGTGGCGAAGTTGTCGATGAAGTCACCCGCCCGCTCGTCGGCCAGCATGCGCCCGACCTGATTGACGATCACTTCCGGATCATCGAGGTCTCCTTCGGCAGCGAGCGCGAGCAGTTCTTCGTCCGGCAGACTGCCCCACAGGAAATACGAGAGCTTCGACGCGAGCTCATACTCGGGAGTCGTGATCTCGTCTCCGGCGACGGTGTGGTAGAGGAACTGCGGCGAGATCAGCACCATCGCGAGCGTCTCGCGCATCGTCGCCTCAAGGCTGTCAAACCCCGGCTCGAGCATCTTGTAGAGGCTCGCGAAACGATCGAGTTCCTCCGACGCCACCGGGCGCCGGAACGCACGGGTCATGAAGCGCTGGAGAACGCCGCGGACATAGGCATCCGGGTCGGCATGGCGCAGCGAGTCTTCCGGAAGAATGCGCGTGTGATGCTCCGGCGGCCACACATCGACGATCGGCCCTTCGAACTCGATCTTCCGCACCACGGCGCGAGGGACGTCGAACTCCCAACCGGTCGAGTGGTGGTCATTGAGCTGACCGTTGTCGAAAAGGTTCTGCGGGTAGATCCACATCGAGTCCGGCTCCTTGCCCGACTTGAGCACCTTGCCGACCTGGTAGGGGTGGTTCTCGATCCGTCCGCGGAACTCGAACTCCTTCAGGTGATCGACGTCGTTGCTCACGTGGACGGTCCCGACCGGATGGTAGTCACCGGTGCCGGCATCGTGGCGCAGGTGCGAGCCCATCACGATTCGCAGCGGCACCTCGTCGTAACCGGGAGGAAGGATGGCACCCGCCTTGATCCGGATCCGGTACTCACCCGTCGACGGCCACTCGCGCATGTTCACTCCGCGTGACACCGAGCGGCGACCTCCGTCAAACACCCCGACCTCGTCGTCATGGCTGCCGGCCAGGGTGTAGCGCGCGGGTTCGAAGTTCCATTCGTGCCGGATCACCTCCGGCTTCTCCGGATCGACGATCGCGCTCGACAACATCCGCCGGGCATTGTCGAGGTAACGGTCGACCTGCTCCGGACCGAGCAGCATGAACTCGGCGGTGTTGTTGAAATGATACGGCTTCTTCGGGTCCTCCGGCAGCGCCTTGACCAGATCGAGTTCGAACCCGAACAGATCGCGCATCGTGTTCTGATACTCGAAGTTCGTCAGCCGTCGGGCCTGAGGCGCGGCGCTCGCCTTGCTTGCATGGTCCACGTAGTCGCGCAGGCCCCCATCGATCCAGTCCACCACGGCCTGGCGTTCGGCATCGCTCGGCTGCTTCTCATCCTCCGGCGGCATCTCCTCGAAATCGAGCACGTCGAGGATGTCCTCCCAGCGTTCGAGTTCCTGGCCCTCGGCCAGATCTCCATCGAGCGTGTGAAGCGTGATCTTCCCCTTGCTCTTGTCCGGTCCGTGGCAGCGGATGCAGTACTCCTCGAAAAACGGCTTCACCCCCGACTGATGCCCCTCGACCCCGGTGGGGATCTCCTTCGCATCCGAAGACCCGATCAAGCCGACCACCAGCGCGAGGCGGACGCAAAAGCCCGCAACCAAGCGGGTTCGGGCCGCTTGGGATCGGAAAAGCATGGAGATGGGGCGGCTCAAGGGCGGCAAACGAGGATTCGGAACCTCCCGAACGAGCCGCAGCAGTGCCATCTTGCGGCCCATCGACCCCCGATAGGCGCAAAAATGCGTCTTTGTGTCGTGGATTTGCGCGACGAAAAGCCCGACTCAACCGCCCGCAACCTTCACGGAAACCTCCTTCGCCATTTGGCCCATCCGGCTCCGAAGCTCGGCGACCCTGTCCGGAAGTTCGTCCGCGCGGTTCACCCGCTCATAGGGGTCCGTCACCATGTCGAACAGCTCCGGCTTGCCGGTGACCGTCCGCAGTTTCCACCGCCCGACCCTCACCGCCTCCAGTCCACTACGGAAATAGTAGTAGTCCTCTCGCGGAGAAGCATCCGCCTTGCCCGAGAGGAAAGGTGTCAGGTCGTGACCGTCGAGAACGTGCTCGGGCAGAGTGGCTCCACCGGCGGCGAGGCAGGTCCGGTAGATGTCGGGCATGCCGACCAGCTCGCCCGACACCTGGCCGGCCGGCACGGTCCCCGGCCAGCGCACGATCGCCGGAACGCGGGGGCCGCCTTCGTAGGTCTCGCCTTTCGAGCCGCGGAGCGGACCGGTTGAACCGGCGTGCCACAGCTTGTTCTGCGTCCTCAGCATCCGCGGCGGCATCTCGACCCACGGGCCGTTGTCCGAGGCGAAGAAGACCAGCGTGTTGTCGGCCACGCCCTTCTTCTCAAGGGCCGCCAGCACTTCACCGACCGACCAGTCGACTTCCTCGATCACGTCGCCGTAGAGTCCGCCCGCCGACTTCCCGCGCCGGGCATCCGACACATGGATCGGGAGGTGGGGCATCGCGTAGGCGAGGTAGAGAAAGAACGGTCCCTCGGCTTTCTCGATCAAACCCACCGCTTCCTCGGTGTAGCGCGTGGTCAGC is part of the Haloferula helveola genome and encodes:
- a CDS encoding DUF1592 domain-containing protein, with amino-acid sequence MLFRSQAARTRLVAGFCVRLALVVGLIGSSDAKEIPTGVEGHQSGVKPFFEEYCIRCHGPDKSKGKITLHTLDGDLAEGQELERWEDILDVLDFEEMPPEDEKQPSDAERQAVVDWIDGGLRDYVDHASKASAAPQARRLTNFEYQNTMRDLFGFELDLVKALPEDPKKPYHFNNTAEFMLLGPEQVDRYLDNARRMLSSAIVDPEKPEVIRHEWNFEPARYTLAGSHDDEVGVFDGGRRSVSRGVNMREWPSTGEYRIRIKAGAILPPGYDEVPLRIVMGSHLRHDAGTGDYHPVGTVHVSNDVDHLKEFEFRGRIENHPYQVGKVLKSGKEPDSMWIYPQNLFDNGQLNDHHSTGWEFDVPRAVVRKIEFEGPIVDVWPPEHHTRILPEDSLRHADPDAYVRGVLQRFMTRAFRRPVASEELDRFASLYKMLEPGFDSLEATMRETLAMVLISPQFLYHTVAGDEITTPEYELASKLSYFLWGSLPDEELLALAAEGDLDDPEVIVNQVGRMLADERAGDFIDNFATQWLSIEKMKAVNINLNLFPRFLYTVHRGERSGQEVLFRPTIRDYMHEETVGFIRELVRRNASVLDIVDSDFAWLNEPLAAHYGIEGVKGLGFRAVAIKPDDNLGGLPTQGSVLVGNGTGSAPHPIYRAVWLREAILGDEVKPPPAEVPALSDTAGESADHAVTIKDLLALHRTEETCNDCHVRLDPWGIPFERYNAAGQFQAFIPQDGARVPRFNEGQHGDLKGYNDALAKIFKIEVDASARVPHGPEVDGMRELKDYLLGDRDKDIAENVLRRLLGYGLGRALTYRDRYAVEELLKTSEKDDYAFQDMIVAVCKSDTFRNPTPNQP
- a CDS encoding sulfatase, producing the protein MFARAIRLCFLLTLTLWIPASLAAEKPNVVILFADDMGYGDPGCYGHPLIKTPNIDRLAGEGIRLTSFVTGSWCVPSRTQLITGRYMPRVKFNGGTGSDGKGGLPDSEKTLAEALKEAGYATHMVGKWHLGYKEKRFLPVNQGFDTWFGLPYSNDYIKPWVQTNEPLGLYRGDEMVEHPFDQDPLTTRYTEEAVGLIEKAEGPFFLYLAYAMPHLPIHVSDARRGKSAGGLYGDVIEEVDWSVGEVLAALEKKGVADNTLVFFASDNGPWVEMPPRMLRTQNKLWHAGSTGPLRGSKGETYEGGPRVPAIVRWPGTVPAGQVSGELVGMPDIYRTCLAAGGATLPEHVLDGHDLTPFLSGKADASPREDYYYFRSGLEAVRVGRWKLRTVTGKPELFDMVTDPYERVNRADELPDRVAELRSRMGQMAKEVSVKVAGG